Below is a genomic region from Spirosoma radiotolerans.
TTGTCAAAGCCAACTTACATCAGCCTACATTTCTATACGTCCTGCGTTGCGCTGTGAATAATTTCAGTCTGTTTCCGAATTGACTCCATGTGGATGATTTTGTAGATTTCTTCCACCAATTCAGGGTACAGATTCAGCTTTTTACCCAGCTCGGTACGCGTTTTCAGAATTTCCTTCCAGCGATCGGGTTGAAACAATGTAACATTATTATCCCGCTTGTATTCAGCCAGCCGTTCAACAAGCGCCATCCGGGCACCCAGCATTTCGACAATCTGCCGATCAACGTTGTCGATGTTACGACGTGACTGTTCCATAAAGCTCTGGAACTCCAGGTTCTGCGACTCTACCTGCCGAATTTGGAGGTGATCGAGCATGTCGCCAAAAGCAGCCGGTGTCAACTGCTGAGCGGCATCACTCCAAGCTTTATCGGGGTCAATGTGCGACTCAACAATCAGACCATCGTAGTTCAGGTCCATAGCCATCTGAGCCAACTCGTTCAGATAAGCCCGTTTTCCGGCCATGTGGCTCGGATCGCCGATGAGTGGCAACTGAGGGAAGATCGACTTCAGTTCAATGGCCATCTGCCACATCGGTACGTTGCGGTACTTACTGGCTTCACCCGTGGCAAAGCCCCGGTGAATAGCCCCCAGTTTACTGATACCGGCTCCGGCGAGACGCTCGAATGCACCAACCCACAGGGCCAGATCAGGATTAACCGGGTTTTTTACCAATACAGGCACATCTACTCCGCGCAGGGCATCGGCAATTTCCTGTACGTTAAATGGATTTACCGTCGTACGGGCACCAACCCACAAAATATCAACACCATATTTCAGCGCGAGTTCGATGTGCTCGGGTGTAGCCACCTCAACCGCAAACGGCAGACCCGTTTCGGCTTTAGCGCGCTGAATCCAGGGTAAAGCGGCTTCGCCCATTCCCTCGAAACTACCCGGCCGGGTGCGGGGCTTCCATACGCCCGCACGAATGACGTGCACCGCGTTCAGTTCTTTCAACTGACGAGCGGTTTCTACTAATTGATCTTCGGTCTCTGCGCTGCAGGGCCCTGCAATGATCAGAGGTTTGCCATTGGTATCAATCCAAGATCCAAGCGGCTCTACGGTTAATTCTACTTTCATACTAAACGCTTAATCTAAGAGTAACAGGGCTACTCTATGGGGAACTTTCAATTTAATTTTATAGTATATTTGTAAGGGAATTGGCTGTTTTTCAAGCCGGTTCCTTCATTTGTCTATAACCGTTTTTAGTTTGTCGAACCAAGCCGTGCTGGCATTTTAACCGATTGACCGAAATTTCGTTATATATTTCGGTCGTGTTAGCCGACACGCACTTAAGCTATGCTAGTAGCACCGCCCAAACGGAGCACTGATATGTCAAACCGAAGTAATTTAATGCCGGAGACTGTCCAGGGCCTTACAGACTTAAAGCCGAACACACGCCCCTTATCATTTGAGGACACTTCGATTGCTTTTTCGTCCCAGTCGGATTTCAAACTCCGAAAGACCTACTGGTTATTTGCGTTGATGAATAAGGGATGGCTGGTAAATTTAGGGACTTTTTTTATAAAGATCGCCCTACGTTTACGTCTCCCCATCAAATTCCTCATTAAAAACACGATTTTCGAACAATTTTGTGGGGGAGAGAGCATTCAGGATTCTGAAAAAACCATTCAGACCCTGCACAATGTTCATGTAGGAACGATCCTTGACTATTCCGTTGAGGGTGAGGAAACTGAAAAAAGTTTTGATGAAACAACGCTCGAAATTCTTCGTACCATCGAGCGCGCCAGCGAATCCAACGACATTCCATTTTCTGTATTTAAAGTGACCGGCATTGCCTCTACTGAGCTGCTGGAAGCTATTCAGATCGGTGATTCACTGAAGAAAGACCAGAAAGCTGAATTTGACCGCGTCATGAAGCGCGTAGACACCATCTGTCAGCGAGCTCATGAACGTAATGTGCGGGTATTTATCGACGCTGAAGAGAGCTGGATACAAGATACGATCGACACATTAGCCTACGAGATGATGGATCGCTACAACCACGAGCGTCCCATCGTTTACAATACGTACCAGATGTATCGCTGGGAAAGTATGGCACACCTTCGTCGGGATACAGCCGAGGCCAAGGCTAAAGGCTACTACCTTGGCGTTAAGCTTGTGCGGGGTGCTTATCTGGAGAAAGAGCGGCTTCGGGCGCATGAAGAGGAATACCAGGACCCCATTCAGGCGACGAAAGAAGACACCGATATCGCATTCAACGAAGCCATTGACTTCTGCCTGCAGAACCTTGATATCATATCCATTTGTCTGGGCACGCACAATGAAGAAAGTTGTCAGTACTGTGTGCAGCACATGAGCCAAATGGGTATTGAGCCCACCGACAGGCATATTTACTTCGCACAATTGCTGGGTATGAGCGATAACATCTCGTACAACCTCGCTAATGCGGGATACAACGTAGCCAAATACGTGCCCTATGGACCCGTTGAAGCCGTTATGCCTTATTTATTCCGTCGGGCCGATGAGAACAAGTCAATTGCTGGTCAGAGCAGCCGGGAATTTACGTTAGTGAGTAATGAATTGAAGCGCCGTAAGGGCTGTAAGTAACCGAGTATTCATAGACAGCAAGGCGCCGGTTGGTCGATCGGTACCTTGCTGTATTTTTTAACATGATTCAGAAAAGCCCCTATAAGTTTTTCCTGCTGACGCTACTGCTGATTGCACTCGATCAGGGCGTAAAGCTGGCGGTACATTTTTACATGGCACCCGGCTTTGCGGGGCAAATTAAAGTGGCTGGTGAGTGGCTCAAGCTTCACTATGTTCTGAATCCGGGAATGGCTTTTGGGATGCAACTGGGCCATGAATACGGGAAGCTTCTGCTTAGCATTTTCCGCTTATTTGCCATGGTCGGCATTGGGTATTATCTGATTAACCTGGCGCACCGGGGCGCGCCAAATGGGTTGCTGTGGGCTATGGCCATGATTCTGGCCGGGGCCGTGGGCAATGTCATCGACAGCACGTTCTACGGTGTTTTTCTGAATAATGCGCCTTATGGCTCACCTACCCCCTGGTTTCATGGTCAGGTAATCGACATGATTTTTGTGGATGTCTGGGAGGGTTTCATTCCAGAATGGGTACCAGTCTGGGGCGGCCAATATTATTCGACGCCTATTTTCAACGTCGCTGACTCCTGCATTTTTGTAGGCGTCTGTATCATTTTATTCTTCCAGCGCCGGTTTTTTGGTGAGCCGCCCATTGAAGATAGCCTTCTACCTATTACAGGCCCCGACGCGACGGAAGCCTCCGTCTTGCCGGCTTCCGAATTAGTCGACGAAGAACAAACGCCAAAACCCGCTGATGAAGACCGGGAAACGCCAGCGGACGATAGTCAGCGGCCAACGCCGGAATCCGTTTGGCCCGAACCTGAAGAGCCCAAACGTTCTGAATAATATAGTCAGGAAAAGCGATCTCCTGAACAATGCTTAAATCGAATAGAAAAGGGCAGCCTAATTTATTTAGGTTGCCCTTCACATTTTATTCAGGCAGAGCGCCGAATTAGAATTACCAGAACGTTGACTAAGCTGAAACGTTGCTAATCAAGCGGCTATAGGTCCTAGCTTTGTCAACGCCTTGTGTTTACTTACTTAAGTCAGGTATGCAACCCACTTTGGTTGCATACCTGACGGCACGGATAAGGGGCGTTCTAAGCACGCTTCGGCAAACATCTCACCACTAACCTAACGTGCCATATCCTACCTATTACTTCTAATTCCCTCGTCACATCACGATGCTCCCGTGTCTGTGAGGACACAGGAGATAGCCGTTAAATAATTTTCAGCTTTTCAAACGTAAAAAGGTCCGTCCCTGAATTGGAACGGACCTTTTTACGTTTGAAAAGCTGAAAATTATTTGCTTCCGCCTGCCTGACCACTCGACAACAAGTTGAAGAATTGATCCAGTTTTGGCGTAATAATAATTTCTGTACGACGGTTCTGCTGGCGTCCCACCGCAGTGCTATTATCATCTTTAGGGGCGAACTCTGACCGACCACCGGCCGTCAGGCGCTCAGGCGCAACAGCAAATTTAGATTGCAGCGTCCGAACAACAGAGGTAGCGCGTAAAGCACTCAAATCCCAGTTATCCTTGATGGCGGCCGTCGAAATGGGGACAGCATCGGTGTGTCCTTCAACCAGAATGTCCAGGTCTTTGTGGTCATTTACCACTTTAGCTACCTTGCCTAACACGACTTCAGCTTTTGGCGTAATGTCGTAGCTACCTGATTTAAACAGTAGTTTATCGGAGATCGAGACGTACACAACGCCTTTTTTCACTTCAACCTGAACATCTTGATCGTTGATATCGTCCAGCGACCGCTTTAGGCTCATTACCAGGGCCAGATTCAGGGAATCTTTCCGCTGGATGGTCGAGTTCAGGTTGTTGGTGTATTTGGTTTGCTCATTGAGGGTTTCCAGCGATTTTTTAATGCTTTCGGCGCCCGACTTACTCACAATAGACAAATCTGACATCCGGTCCAGGAGGTTTGTATTTGTCTTTTTAAGATAATCTACCTGAGCTTGTAAATCGCTCACTTGTTTGTCTTTCCCCTGCAAATCGGTGTCTTTCGCCGATAGTTGTGTACGGAGGGTGGCTGTACGTTGATCGCAGTCATTCAGGGAAGCAACAGCTTTGTCGCGTGCATCCTGCAACGCTTTAATTTCGGCCATGCGCTTCTTGCTATTACAGGAGGCTAACATTGCTACGGCCGCAAAAAGAATCAATACTCGTTTCATAGTACTGGAGGAGTTAACGAAAAGTTAGGTTTAAATGATAAATGCTGAGAATGAACGGCACTAATCGTTACACAAAAGTAACGCATTCCAATCAATCGTCTTTATATCATTTTAATCTAAAACCATTCTGGCTATATAATTTCCTTATCTACTACTCAATTTTTCAAAAACTGTTTATTGTCTGCTTCTGTACCAGGAATCGAATCGGTAGTTTAGCGCACTTCTGCGCTTATTAAAACGACTCATTATTGTACCATGAACAAACTAGTAGTAGGCATTCTGGCCAGTATAAGCCTGGCAGCACAAGCCCAATCGGGTAACGAAATTATGTACGTCGGCACCTATTCACTGCGAGGCAGCGAAGGTATTTACGTATTTACGTTTGACCGCAAAACGGGTTCTATGCAGCCGGTTCAGGCTGTTTCAAATGCCAAAAGTCCTTCATTTCTCGCCATTCATCCTACGGGTAAGTACCTCTATTCCGTAAACGAAGGAGCTGACAAACTGGGTGGAGTCAGTTCGTATGCGATTGATAAAGCAACCGGCAAACTCCAGTTTATAAACGGCCAGTCTTCACTTGGTGCCGGTCCCTGTCATGTCAGTGTCGACCAGACGGGCAAAACTGCTTTTGTTTCCAACTATGGCGGTGGCAGTCTGGCCGTGTTGCCGATCAATACTGATGGTAGTCTGGCAGCACCCACCGATAGCGTTCAGGATGCCGGAACCGGACCCAATGCGCAACGCCAGGACAAAGCTCATGTGCACTCAGCAACGCTTGCGCCCGATAACCGCTTTGTGTACGTAGCTGACCTGACAACCGATAAGCTGAACATCTTCGATATAGATACCAAAACAAGTACGATAAAACCAGCTGCCACGCCATACGTAACGGTGAAACCTGGTTCCGGTCCGCGTCATTTCACCTTTCACCCAAATGGAAAGTACGCTTACCTGGTTGAAGAGCTGACCTCAACGGTAGCGGTATTCGCCAGAAATGCGAAAACTGGTGCCTTAACTCTGATGGATGATAATGTAAAAGCGCTCCCTGAAGGTTTCAGTGGCCAGAATACAAGCGCTGATATTCACGTTGACCCATCAGGCAAGTTTC
It encodes:
- a CDS encoding chorismate mutase, whose product is MKVELTVEPLGSWIDTNGKPLIIAGPCSAETEDQLVETARQLKELNAVHVIRAGVWKPRTRPGSFEGMGEAALPWIQRAKAETGLPFAVEVATPEHIELALKYGVDILWVGARTTVNPFNVQEIADALRGVDVPVLVKNPVNPDLALWVGAFERLAGAGISKLGAIHRGFATGEASKYRNVPMWQMAIELKSIFPQLPLIGDPSHMAGKRAYLNELAQMAMDLNYDGLIVESHIDPDKAWSDAAQQLTPAAFGDMLDHLQIRQVESQNLEFQSFMEQSRRNIDNVDRQIVEMLGARMALVERLAEYKRDNNVTLFQPDRWKEILKTRTELGKKLNLYPELVEEIYKIIHMESIRKQTEIIHSATQDV
- a CDS encoding proline dehydrogenase family protein — encoded protein: MPETVQGLTDLKPNTRPLSFEDTSIAFSSQSDFKLRKTYWLFALMNKGWLVNLGTFFIKIALRLRLPIKFLIKNTIFEQFCGGESIQDSEKTIQTLHNVHVGTILDYSVEGEETEKSFDETTLEILRTIERASESNDIPFSVFKVTGIASTELLEAIQIGDSLKKDQKAEFDRVMKRVDTICQRAHERNVRVFIDAEESWIQDTIDTLAYEMMDRYNHERPIVYNTYQMYRWESMAHLRRDTAEAKAKGYYLGVKLVRGAYLEKERLRAHEEEYQDPIQATKEDTDIAFNEAIDFCLQNLDIISICLGTHNEESCQYCVQHMSQMGIEPTDRHIYFAQLLGMSDNISYNLANAGYNVAKYVPYGPVEAVMPYLFRRADENKSIAGQSSREFTLVSNELKRRKGCK
- a CDS encoding lipoprotein signal peptidase, producing MIQKSPYKFFLLTLLLIALDQGVKLAVHFYMAPGFAGQIKVAGEWLKLHYVLNPGMAFGMQLGHEYGKLLLSIFRLFAMVGIGYYLINLAHRGAPNGLLWAMAMILAGAVGNVIDSTFYGVFLNNAPYGSPTPWFHGQVIDMIFVDVWEGFIPEWVPVWGGQYYSTPIFNVADSCIFVGVCIILFFQRRFFGEPPIEDSLLPITGPDATEASVLPASELVDEEQTPKPADEDRETPADDSQRPTPESVWPEPEEPKRSE
- a CDS encoding OmpA family protein; translated protein: MKRVLILFAAVAMLASCNSKKRMAEIKALQDARDKAVASLNDCDQRTATLRTQLSAKDTDLQGKDKQVSDLQAQVDYLKKTNTNLLDRMSDLSIVSKSGAESIKKSLETLNEQTKYTNNLNSTIQRKDSLNLALVMSLKRSLDDINDQDVQVEVKKGVVYVSISDKLLFKSGSYDITPKAEVVLGKVAKVVNDHKDLDILVEGHTDAVPISTAAIKDNWDLSALRATSVVRTLQSKFAVAPERLTAGGRSEFAPKDDNSTAVGRQQNRRTEIIITPKLDQFFNLLSSGQAGGSK
- a CDS encoding lactonase family protein, with product MNKLVVGILASISLAAQAQSGNEIMYVGTYSLRGSEGIYVFTFDRKTGSMQPVQAVSNAKSPSFLAIHPTGKYLYSVNEGADKLGGVSSYAIDKATGKLQFINGQSSLGAGPCHVSVDQTGKTAFVSNYGGGSLAVLPINTDGSLAAPTDSVQDAGTGPNAQRQDKAHVHSATLAPDNRFVYVADLTTDKLNIFDIDTKTSTIKPAATPYVTVKPGSGPRHFTFHPNGKYAYLVEELTSTVAVFARNAKTGALTLMDDNVKALPEGFSGQNTSADIHVDPSGKFLYHSNRGANTLAIFAIGADGRLTKVGDQPTEGKTPRNFLIDPKGDFVFVANQDTDNITIFKRDQKTGKLTFTGQSVKVPAPVCVLMAGN